In Rattus norvegicus strain BN/NHsdMcwi chromosome 3, GRCr8, whole genome shotgun sequence, a genomic segment contains:
- the Eef1a2 gene encoding elongation factor 1-alpha 2, which translates to MGKEKTHINIVVIGHVDSGKSTTTGHLIYKCGGIDKRTIEKFEKEAAEMGKGSFKYAWVLDKLKAERERGITIDISLWKFETTKYYITIIDAPGHRDFIKNMITGTSQADCAVLIVAAGVGEFEAGISKNGQTREHALLAYTLGVKQLIVGVNKMDSTEPAYSEKRYDEIVKEVSAYIKKIGYNPATVPFVPISGWHGDNMLEPSPNMPWFKGWKVERKEGNASGVSLLEALDTILPPTRPTDKPLRLPLQDVYKIGGIGTVPVGRVETGILRPGMVVTFAPVNITTEVKSVEMHHEALSEALPGDNVGFNVKNVSVKDIRRGNVCGDSKADPPQEAAQFTSQVIILNHPGQISAGYSPVIDCHTAHIACKFAELKEKIDRRSGKKLEDNPKSLKSGDAAIVEMVPGKPMCVESFSQYPPLGRFAVRDMRQTVAVGVIKNVEKKSGGAGKVTKSAQKAQKAGK; encoded by the exons ATGGGCAAGGAGAAGACACACATCAACATTGTGGTCATTGGCCACGTGGACTCAGGCAAGTCTACCACGACAGGCCATCTCATCTACAAATGTGGCGGCATCGACAAGCGGACCATCGAGAAGTTTGAGAAGGAGGCAGCAGAG ATGGGGAAGGGCTCCTTTAAATATGCCTGGGTGCTGGACAAGCTGAAGGCAGAGCGGGAGCGCGGCATCACCATCGACATCTCCCTCTGGAAGTTTGAGACCACCAAGTACTACATCACCATCATTGATGCTCCAGGCCACCGGGACTTCATCAAGAACATGATTACTGGCACATCCCAG GCCGACTGTGCAGTACTGATCGTGGCAGCGGGCGTGGGCGAGTTTGAGGCGGGCATCTCCAAAAACGGGCAAACCCGGGAACACGCACTCCTGGCCTACACTCTGGGTGTGAAACAGCTCATTGTGGGTGTCAACAAGATGGACTCCACGGAACCAGCCTACAGCGAGAAGCGCTACGATGAGATTGTCAAGGAGGTCAGCGCCTACATCAAGAAGATCGGCTACAACCCAGCCACGGTGCCCTTCGTGCCCATCTCGGGCTGGCACGGTGACAACATGCTGGAACCTTCACCTAAT ATGCCATGGTTCAAGGGCTGGAAGGTAGAGCGTAAGGAAGGAAATGCAAGCGGCGTGTCCCTGCTGGAAGCCCTGGACACAATCCTGCCCCCCACCCGCCCCACCGACAAGCCCCTTCGTCTACCGCTGCAGGATGTATACAAGATTGGTG GCATTGGGACTGTACCTGTGGGCAGAGTGGAGACCGGTATCCTCCGTCCTGGTATGGTGGTGACCTTTGCGCCAGTCAACATCACCACAGAGGTGAAGTCTGTGGAAATGCACCACGAGGCGCTCAGCGAGGCCCTGCCTGGTGACAATGTTGGGTTCAACGTGAAGAATGTGTCTGTCAAGGACATTCGCCGGGGCAATGTCTGTGGGGACAGCAAAGCTGACCCCCCTCAGGAGGCCGCCCAGTTCACCTCTCAG GTTATCATCCTGAACCACCCTGGGCAAATCAGCGCTGGCTACTCGCCAGTCATCGACTGTCACACAGCCCACATCGCCTGCAAGTTTGCCGAGCTAAAGGAGAAGATTGACCGTCGCTCTGGCAAGAAGCTGGAGGACAATCCCAAGTCCCTGAAGTCTGGGGATGCCGCCATTGTTGAGATGGTCCCAGGAAAACCCATGTGTGTGGAGAGCTTCTCACAGTACCCACCCCTCG GCCGCTTCGCCGTGCGCGACATGCGGCAGACTGTGGCCGTGGGCGTCATCAAGAACGTGGAGAAGAAGAGCGGCGGCGCCGGCAAGGTCACCAAGTCCGCACAGAAGGCGCAGAAAGCGGGCAAGTGA
- the Eef1a2 gene encoding elongation factor 1-alpha 2 isoform X1, whose product MGSSCPANTLNPEPEPPQCQPVPHSGRMGKEKTHINIVVIGHVDSGKSTTTGHLIYKCGGIDKRTIEKFEKEAAEMGKGSFKYAWVLDKLKAERERGITIDISLWKFETTKYYITIIDAPGHRDFIKNMITGTSQADCAVLIVAAGVGEFEAGISKNGQTREHALLAYTLGVKQLIVGVNKMDSTEPAYSEKRYDEIVKEVSAYIKKIGYNPATVPFVPISGWHGDNMLEPSPNMPWFKGWKVERKEGNASGVSLLEALDTILPPTRPTDKPLRLPLQDVYKIGGIGTVPVGRVETGILRPGMVVTFAPVNITTEVKSVEMHHEALSEALPGDNVGFNVKNVSVKDIRRGNVCGDSKADPPQEAAQFTSQVIILNHPGQISAGYSPVIDCHTAHIACKFAELKEKIDRRSGKKLEDNPKSLKSGDAAIVEMVPGKPMCVESFSQYPPLGRFAVRDMRQTVAVGVIKNVEKKSGGAGKVTKSAQKAQKAGK is encoded by the exons ATGGGG AGTTCCTGCCCAGCAAATACCCTCAACCCAGAGCCAGAGCCCCCACAGTGCCAGCCCGTCCCTCACTCAGGCAGAATGGGCAAGGAGAAGACACACATCAACATTGTGGTCATTGGCCACGTGGACTCAGGCAAGTCTACCACGACAGGCCATCTCATCTACAAATGTGGCGGCATCGACAAGCGGACCATCGAGAAGTTTGAGAAGGAGGCAGCAGAG ATGGGGAAGGGCTCCTTTAAATATGCCTGGGTGCTGGACAAGCTGAAGGCAGAGCGGGAGCGCGGCATCACCATCGACATCTCCCTCTGGAAGTTTGAGACCACCAAGTACTACATCACCATCATTGATGCTCCAGGCCACCGGGACTTCATCAAGAACATGATTACTGGCACATCCCAG GCCGACTGTGCAGTACTGATCGTGGCAGCGGGCGTGGGCGAGTTTGAGGCGGGCATCTCCAAAAACGGGCAAACCCGGGAACACGCACTCCTGGCCTACACTCTGGGTGTGAAACAGCTCATTGTGGGTGTCAACAAGATGGACTCCACGGAACCAGCCTACAGCGAGAAGCGCTACGATGAGATTGTCAAGGAGGTCAGCGCCTACATCAAGAAGATCGGCTACAACCCAGCCACGGTGCCCTTCGTGCCCATCTCGGGCTGGCACGGTGACAACATGCTGGAACCTTCACCTAAT ATGCCATGGTTCAAGGGCTGGAAGGTAGAGCGTAAGGAAGGAAATGCAAGCGGCGTGTCCCTGCTGGAAGCCCTGGACACAATCCTGCCCCCCACCCGCCCCACCGACAAGCCCCTTCGTCTACCGCTGCAGGATGTATACAAGATTGGTG GCATTGGGACTGTACCTGTGGGCAGAGTGGAGACCGGTATCCTCCGTCCTGGTATGGTGGTGACCTTTGCGCCAGTCAACATCACCACAGAGGTGAAGTCTGTGGAAATGCACCACGAGGCGCTCAGCGAGGCCCTGCCTGGTGACAATGTTGGGTTCAACGTGAAGAATGTGTCTGTCAAGGACATTCGCCGGGGCAATGTCTGTGGGGACAGCAAAGCTGACCCCCCTCAGGAGGCCGCCCAGTTCACCTCTCAG GTTATCATCCTGAACCACCCTGGGCAAATCAGCGCTGGCTACTCGCCAGTCATCGACTGTCACACAGCCCACATCGCCTGCAAGTTTGCCGAGCTAAAGGAGAAGATTGACCGTCGCTCTGGCAAGAAGCTGGAGGACAATCCCAAGTCCCTGAAGTCTGGGGATGCCGCCATTGTTGAGATGGTCCCAGGAAAACCCATGTGTGTGGAGAGCTTCTCACAGTACCCACCCCTCG GCCGCTTCGCCGTGCGCGACATGCGGCAGACTGTGGCCGTGGGCGTCATCAAGAACGTGGAGAAGAAGAGCGGCGGCGCCGGCAAGGTCACCAAGTCCGCACAGAAGGCGCAGAAAGCGGGCAAGTGA